Proteins co-encoded in one Schaalia radingae genomic window:
- a CDS encoding alpha/beta fold hydrolase, whose product MAYIGTDDSSGDPVFQEDSDVEVRTYQRGRIRMVYAVRDNRVEEHAPDPSRPVFVMIHGVGMGRRALAGLARELAPHGAAYTVDLPGFGDSPTPKRPPSMAQYGKLVAAFIRDNKLRHVIVIGHSMGTQVAVEVAQQRPDLIDQLVLIAPTINPARRTLHQQAWDLITDFADDGLHVMAVGVANYLRAGPVWFFRTIRAMMDHRVERIYPQVPTPTLVMRGEDDLVCPHDWTKRVAQLLPHGTYASIEDHGHEAVLRDAVPATQIILDHVL is encoded by the coding sequence ATGGCGTATATCGGAACCGATGATTCCTCGGGCGACCCGGTCTTTCAGGAAGACTCGGACGTTGAAGTACGCACCTACCAGCGCGGTCGTATCCGCATGGTCTACGCCGTGCGTGATAACCGCGTCGAGGAACATGCGCCGGATCCTTCCCGCCCTGTCTTCGTCATGATTCACGGCGTGGGGATGGGCAGGCGAGCACTGGCTGGACTGGCCAGGGAACTGGCACCTCACGGCGCTGCCTATACGGTTGACTTGCCAGGCTTTGGTGATTCACCCACTCCGAAGCGCCCCCCGTCGATGGCTCAGTACGGCAAACTCGTTGCCGCTTTCATACGGGACAACAAGCTGCGTCACGTGATCGTGATTGGTCACTCGATGGGCACCCAGGTCGCAGTGGAAGTGGCGCAGCAACGGCCCGACCTGATCGATCAGCTGGTTCTGATTGCTCCGACCATCAACCCCGCCAGGCGGACCCTCCACCAACAGGCATGGGATCTGATTACTGACTTTGCCGACGATGGGCTGCACGTGATGGCAGTGGGTGTTGCGAATTATCTGCGTGCCGGCCCAGTCTGGTTCTTCCGAACGATTCGCGCCATGATGGATCACCGCGTTGAACGCATCTACCCGCAGGTGCCCACACCCACACTGGTCATGCGCGGAGAAGACGACCTGGTGTGTCCGCACGACTGGACGAAGCGCGTGGCACAACTGCTGCCACACGGCACGTACGCGTCGATCGAGGATCACGGCCACGAAGCTGTGCTGCGAGATGCCGTTCCTGCCACTCAGATCATTCTCGATCACGTACTATGA
- a CDS encoding glycosyltransferase family 2 protein — protein MDISHQPLLSVIIPAYNSQDYLRRCVESLIGYAHPIEILIIDDGSSDKTPELADKLARRFPEIRAVHQANAGHGGALNTGIREATGRYLKVVDSDDWLDRRSLTRVLDQMAADQDRGDDVDMYVANYVYEKQGKSHKHAVRFLNVLPADRIIGWDDMRACRYDQYLMMHTLIFRTELVRQSGMILPEHTFYVDYLYSYVPLPHVRTLRYIDANLYRYFIGRDDQSVNEKVMISRIDQLLRVNAGMLAGTPDESTVPAHLYRYMIHYLRINFIVCSLMLLLSGTPEHVQEKERLWAEADRNYPQVTRQVRSGLLGRLISLPGTPGRVIPLSIYRIARAVLGFN, from the coding sequence GTGGACATATCTCATCAGCCACTGCTGAGCGTCATCATCCCGGCGTATAACTCGCAAGATTATCTGCGCCGATGTGTCGAGTCCCTGATCGGCTATGCGCACCCCATCGAAATCCTCATCATCGACGATGGATCGAGTGACAAGACTCCCGAACTTGCCGACAAACTGGCGCGCAGATTCCCTGAAATCCGCGCAGTCCACCAGGCTAACGCAGGGCATGGCGGCGCCCTCAACACCGGCATCCGCGAGGCCACTGGCCGTTACCTGAAAGTCGTGGACTCTGACGACTGGCTCGACCGGCGCTCGCTGACACGCGTGTTGGATCAGATGGCCGCAGACCAGGACCGCGGCGACGACGTCGACATGTACGTGGCGAACTACGTCTACGAGAAACAAGGAAAATCTCATAAGCATGCGGTCCGCTTCCTCAACGTTCTTCCTGCTGATCGCATTATTGGGTGGGATGACATGCGTGCGTGCCGCTACGACCAGTACCTCATGATGCACACGCTCATTTTTCGCACCGAGCTGGTCAGACAATCCGGGATGATCCTGCCGGAGCATACCTTCTACGTGGACTACCTGTATTCCTACGTGCCCTTGCCGCATGTGCGAACGCTGCGCTACATCGATGCGAATCTGTACCGCTACTTCATTGGCCGCGATGACCAGTCAGTGAACGAAAAAGTCATGATTTCACGTATCGACCAGCTGCTGCGCGTCAACGCGGGGATGCTTGCCGGCACCCCTGACGAATCCACTGTCCCTGCACACCTGTATCGCTACATGATTCACTACCTGCGCATCAATTTCATCGTGTGCTCCCTGATGTTGTTGCTCTCTGGCACACCAGAACACGTCCAGGAGAAAGAACGCCTGTGGGCGGAAGCTGACCGAAACTACCCGCAGGTCACCCGGCAGGTCAGATCAGGTCTGCTCGGACGGCTGATCTCGCTGCCGGGAACGCCCGGACGCGTCATCCCGCTATCGATCTACCGCATCGCCCGCGCCGTCCTCGGCTTTAATTAG
- a CDS encoding alpha-amylase family protein — translation MSWIDHMVWWHVYPLGMCGAPIRPPFGADASAHRITMLENWLDYLIELGANGLLLGPIFQSTSHGYDILDHFAVDPRLGDEADFDHLIAACHERGIRVACDGVFSHVSSRHPLVSEVLAAGPDSEHADLFDIDWEDPAGPTPRIFEGHGELVRLNHAGAQARTYATDVMTYWLERGIDAWRLDAAYSVPSDFWRDVIDPVRARFPEAWLMGEVIHGDYTDMIEQCHFDSLTQYELWKAIWSSISDRNFFELQWCLDRHNHFLDSFTPQTFIGNHDVTRIASQIGSPHVGVALAIVMTVGGIPSIYYGDEQGYTGIKTDELGGDDQVRPSFPDLPDHLSNLGESVFQTHQALIALRRQHPWLVHARTQVCEVTNEQLSYRSSADGHTICVFLDLHDSDAPHVTITEPGGQILFAF, via the coding sequence ATGTCATGGATTGATCACATGGTGTGGTGGCACGTCTACCCGCTGGGAATGTGCGGCGCCCCCATTCGTCCTCCGTTCGGGGCCGACGCGTCGGCGCACCGGATCACCATGCTGGAAAACTGGCTGGACTACCTGATCGAGCTGGGAGCCAACGGCCTGCTTCTGGGCCCGATCTTCCAGTCAACATCACATGGCTACGACATTCTTGACCACTTCGCAGTTGACCCGCGCCTGGGAGATGAAGCTGACTTTGATCACCTCATTGCCGCGTGCCACGAGCGCGGCATCCGCGTGGCATGTGACGGTGTCTTTTCTCACGTCAGCTCTCGGCACCCGCTGGTCAGCGAGGTTCTCGCTGCCGGCCCCGACAGTGAGCACGCGGACTTATTCGACATTGACTGGGAGGACCCCGCAGGTCCGACTCCACGCATCTTTGAAGGTCACGGTGAGCTGGTTCGGCTCAATCACGCCGGTGCACAGGCGCGCACATACGCCACCGACGTCATGACCTACTGGCTTGAACGCGGCATCGACGCCTGGCGTCTGGATGCCGCCTACTCTGTGCCGAGCGATTTTTGGCGCGACGTCATCGACCCCGTTCGGGCGCGTTTCCCTGAAGCGTGGCTGATGGGTGAAGTAATCCACGGTGACTACACCGACATGATCGAGCAGTGCCATTTTGATTCACTGACCCAATACGAACTGTGGAAGGCAATCTGGTCGAGTATCTCGGATCGAAATTTCTTTGAGCTGCAGTGGTGCCTCGATCGTCACAACCATTTCCTCGATTCCTTCACCCCACAGACATTCATCGGCAACCACGACGTCACGAGAATTGCCTCGCAGATCGGGAGCCCACATGTCGGCGTAGCTCTCGCCATTGTCATGACTGTCGGCGGGATCCCATCGATCTACTATGGCGACGAACAGGGCTATACCGGAATCAAGACCGATGAGCTCGGCGGCGACGATCAGGTGCGTCCCTCGTTCCCTGATCTGCCCGACCACCTGTCGAATCTGGGCGAATCAGTGTTCCAGACCCACCAGGCGCTCATTGCGCTGCGTCGCCAGCATCCGTGGCTTGTCCATGCGCGCACGCAGGTGTGCGAGGTAACCAACGAGCAGCTGTCGTACCGCTCCAGCGCGGATGGACACACGATCTGCGTTTTTCTCGACCTGCATGATTCTGACGCGCCGCACGTCACGATCACCGAGCCCGGCGGGCAGATTCTTTTCGCATTCTAA
- a CDS encoding AEC family transporter: MGQVIEGIAVIAVIMAVGWIARATKILKTDATGHITDLVYWIAAPALLFSTIASADLDVVIGRPLIAAAASGVVTASVFALIARLTMRPTIGDLTVGAMSSSLNNAAYVGIPIAIYVLGSAVHGVPIMVFQLGFFTPMFFVLIDLCTPGITLSIVTIVRSVVTNPMVIAAFLGFLCAAVSLDVPPLIANATEMIGQSAPALVLISFGASLVGQRLTVRSQDGHMVILASCFKLMVQPACAFGAGLLLGMDGHALLAVTVMGAMPTAQNAFIASARAGVGNHIAQGTVLITTIMSLPVTVLIAWLFHLAALV; the protein is encoded by the coding sequence GTGGGACAAGTCATCGAGGGCATCGCAGTCATCGCAGTCATTATGGCTGTTGGATGGATCGCGCGCGCAACGAAAATCCTCAAGACCGATGCTACTGGACACATCACTGACCTGGTGTATTGGATCGCCGCGCCCGCACTCCTGTTCTCCACGATCGCATCAGCTGACCTCGATGTTGTCATCGGCCGTCCCCTCATCGCGGCAGCGGCAAGCGGTGTTGTCACCGCCAGCGTGTTCGCTCTGATCGCTCGCCTGACGATGCGGCCGACGATTGGCGATCTGACGGTCGGCGCAATGTCGTCCTCGTTGAACAACGCGGCCTACGTCGGCATCCCGATCGCAATCTACGTACTGGGGTCAGCAGTACACGGCGTGCCGATCATGGTGTTTCAGCTGGGCTTCTTCACCCCGATGTTCTTCGTCCTCATCGACCTGTGTACGCCGGGTATCACGCTGTCGATTGTGACCATCGTACGCTCCGTGGTGACCAACCCGATGGTGATCGCGGCGTTCCTCGGATTCCTGTGCGCAGCGGTGAGCCTGGATGTGCCGCCACTGATCGCCAACGCGACCGAGATGATCGGGCAGTCCGCGCCGGCGCTGGTCCTGATTAGTTTTGGCGCTTCCTTGGTGGGGCAGCGCCTGACTGTGCGATCCCAGGACGGGCACATGGTGATACTCGCCAGCTGCTTCAAACTCATGGTTCAGCCGGCGTGCGCGTTCGGAGCAGGACTGCTGCTGGGCATGGACGGGCACGCGCTGTTGGCAGTCACGGTGATGGGCGCGATGCCCACCGCGCAAAATGCCTTCATCGCCTCAGCGCGGGCAGGCGTCGGCAATCACATCGCGCAGGGCACTGTGCTGATTACCACGATCATGTCACTGCCGGTGACCGTGCTGATCGCCTGGCTCTTCCACCTTGCGGCTCTGGTTTAG
- the deoD gene encoding purine-nucleoside phosphorylase: MSTPHIAAEPGDFAPAVLMPGDPKRAQRIAETILDSPRLVTDVRGMLGFTGTVDGQPLSVMGSGMGQPSATIYVTELMKFFDVHRVIRVGTCGGISPKVHVGDTIVAIGAHTDSAMNQLRIPGVNFSAVASFNLARAAVEAATEDDTVHVGTIISRDHFYFAPDGQTQRLADYGVLGVDMEAAAMYGVAAECGREALTVLTCSDHLLDSSSDMTAQERETQFETTLRLAVAAALS; this comes from the coding sequence ATGTCGACCCCACACATTGCAGCTGAGCCAGGTGATTTCGCCCCCGCAGTCCTGATGCCGGGTGACCCGAAGCGTGCCCAGCGTATTGCTGAAACAATTTTGGACTCACCGCGACTGGTCACTGATGTGCGCGGCATGCTGGGCTTCACCGGCACTGTCGACGGTCAGCCACTGTCAGTGATGGGATCGGGAATGGGTCAGCCTTCCGCAACGATCTACGTCACCGAACTGATGAAGTTCTTCGACGTTCACCGCGTGATCCGCGTCGGCACGTGCGGCGGAATCTCACCGAAAGTTCATGTGGGCGACACGATCGTCGCGATCGGTGCACACACGGATTCCGCAATGAATCAGCTGCGCATTCCCGGTGTCAATTTCAGTGCGGTCGCCTCGTTCAACCTGGCGCGAGCCGCCGTCGAGGCCGCAACCGAAGACGACACTGTTCACGTGGGAACGATTATTTCGCGTGACCACTTCTACTTCGCGCCCGACGGTCAGACACAACGCCTGGCGGACTATGGTGTGTTGGGCGTGGATATGGAAGCTGCCGCGATGTATGGCGTGGCGGCAGAGTGCGGCCGAGAGGCACTGACCGTGTTGACGTGTTCGGATCACCTGCTTGACTCGTCGTCGGATATGACGGCGCAGGAACGTGAAACACAGTTTGAGACGACGCTGCGTCTGGCGGTCGCTGCCGCGCTGTCGTGA
- a CDS encoding sodium-dependent transporter, translated as MSSQQTKPRRETWSGQTAFLISAIGSAIGLGNIWRFPGVAYANGGGAFLVPYLVSLVCVGIPILFLDYAIGHKLRGSPPWALRRMTAGGEFLGWFQVGVCFVIFIYYAAVVAWAASYAWHSITLAWGDDSQTFFLETFLQLDGSDSVSWTPVLSVLVPLAVIWLFVLFIVGRGLTKGVELANRIFLPLLVILFVVMVVRALFLPGAMEGLNAFFTPQWDQLTNPHVWLAAFAQIFYSLSVGFGIMATYASYLKPKSNLTGTGLVAGFANSSFELLAGIGVFAALGFMAHAQQVGVNELEGLTGPILSFVTFPQIISMMPGGPIFGVLFFTSLTLAGITSLLSLLQVVSGSIQDKFGVTPRKAAMIMGVPAMVLSLGLFGVRSGLNVLDVIDTFVNNIGVVASAMALCLLSAFAGPRLKGLRLHLNSVSSIRVPAFWDLVVGVVSPIVLGFMLISALIDYVMHGYDGHATSFVGMFGWGMLLAIIVFAVIMTVTKWHHSLDSRAKGLEQ; from the coding sequence ATGAGCTCACAACAAACCAAACCGCGTCGCGAAACGTGGTCCGGTCAAACAGCGTTCCTTATCTCAGCCATTGGTTCAGCTATCGGCCTGGGGAACATCTGGCGTTTTCCAGGCGTGGCCTACGCCAACGGTGGTGGCGCATTCCTGGTGCCGTACCTCGTCTCACTCGTCTGCGTCGGTATCCCGATCCTCTTTCTTGACTACGCGATCGGTCATAAACTGCGTGGCTCACCGCCGTGGGCGCTGCGCCGCATGACAGCCGGCGGAGAATTCCTCGGCTGGTTTCAGGTCGGCGTCTGCTTCGTCATCTTCATTTACTACGCAGCGGTGGTTGCCTGGGCGGCCAGCTATGCGTGGCACTCCATCACCCTGGCATGGGGAGATGACTCGCAGACCTTCTTCCTCGAAACGTTCCTCCAACTCGACGGATCAGATTCAGTGTCATGGACACCCGTCCTGTCAGTGTTGGTCCCCCTGGCCGTGATCTGGCTGTTCGTCCTGTTCATCGTAGGACGCGGACTGACCAAGGGCGTGGAACTGGCGAACCGTATTTTCCTGCCGTTACTGGTCATCCTGTTCGTGGTGATGGTGGTGCGCGCACTGTTCCTGCCTGGCGCCATGGAAGGACTTAATGCTTTCTTCACCCCGCAATGGGATCAGCTGACGAATCCGCATGTGTGGCTGGCAGCGTTTGCACAGATTTTCTACTCGCTGTCAGTGGGCTTCGGCATCATGGCGACCTACGCCTCCTATCTCAAGCCCAAGTCAAACCTGACCGGAACCGGCCTTGTTGCAGGTTTTGCCAACTCATCCTTCGAGCTGCTCGCCGGCATCGGCGTATTCGCCGCCCTCGGCTTCATGGCACATGCTCAACAGGTTGGCGTGAACGAACTGGAAGGCCTTACCGGCCCGATCCTGTCGTTCGTGACCTTCCCACAGATTATTTCGATGATGCCAGGCGGCCCCATCTTCGGCGTCCTGTTCTTCACGTCCCTGACGCTGGCAGGAATCACCTCGCTGCTGTCACTGTTGCAGGTTGTTTCCGGCTCCATCCAGGACAAGTTCGGAGTCACCCCGCGTAAAGCCGCCATGATCATGGGTGTGCCTGCGATGGTGCTGTCGCTGGGACTGTTCGGTGTGCGCTCGGGGCTGAATGTCCTCGACGTCATCGACACCTTCGTCAACAACATCGGCGTGGTTGCCTCCGCCATGGCGCTGTGCCTGCTTTCCGCGTTCGCCGGTCCGCGCCTGAAGGGACTGCGTCTGCACCTCAACTCGGTCTCATCGATCCGAGTTCCCGCTTTCTGGGACCTCGTCGTGGGTGTAGTCAGCCCGATCGTCCTGGGCTTCATGCTTATCAGCGCACTCATCGACTATGTGATGCACGGATATGACGGGCATGCTACCTCCTTTGTCGGCATGTTCGGCTGGGGAATGCTGCTGGCAATCATCGTCTTCGCCGTTATCATGACGGTGACCAAGTGGCATCACTCCCTCGACTCGCGCGCGAAAGGACTGGAACAATGA
- a CDS encoding methionine/alanine import family NSS transporter small subunit: protein MTASALILMVISILLVWGGLVASTVALKTLKQPDVDDTIEEPVE from the coding sequence ATGACAGCGAGCGCACTCATCTTGATGGTCATCTCGATCCTGCTCGTGTGGGGAGGCCTCGTCGCCTCGACCGTCGCACTCAAGACCCTCAAGCAGCCTGACGTTGACGACACCATTGAGGAGCCTGTCGAGTGA
- a CDS encoding HAD-IIB family hydrolase: protein MKLAAFDLDDTLAPSKSPLPSLMDERLCALLDVADVCIISGGHIGQFRTQVLAHLHADDAQLERLHLMPTCGTRYFRYRDQQWHQIYAMDLSADERQRAIESLTRHAHDLGIWESHTWGDIIEDRGSQITFSALGQEAPLEAKRAWDPDGTKKVALAERVARDVPELSVRGGGSTSVDITRQGVDKAFGMRHLVEATRIAVSDIVFVGDRLDEGGNDYPVKAAGFTTIPVSGWEQCAEVIAQLIECASRPEKHC from the coding sequence GTGAAACTGGCAGCTTTCGATCTGGACGATACGTTAGCCCCCTCGAAGTCGCCGCTCCCGTCCCTGATGGACGAGCGCCTGTGCGCGCTCCTCGACGTTGCCGACGTGTGCATCATCTCCGGAGGACACATCGGCCAATTCCGCACACAGGTCCTGGCGCACCTGCACGCTGACGACGCGCAGCTTGAGCGCCTGCACCTGATGCCAACGTGTGGAACCCGCTACTTCAGGTATCGCGACCAGCAGTGGCACCAGATCTACGCGATGGATCTGAGCGCAGACGAGCGCCAGCGGGCCATCGAGTCCCTGACTCGGCACGCACACGACCTGGGAATTTGGGAAAGCCACACCTGGGGAGACATTATTGAAGATCGAGGATCACAGATCACCTTCTCTGCTCTGGGGCAGGAAGCGCCCCTGGAGGCCAAGCGCGCATGGGACCCGGACGGAACGAAGAAAGTTGCACTGGCTGAGCGGGTCGCCCGCGACGTTCCTGAGCTGTCGGTACGCGGTGGCGGGTCCACATCTGTCGATATCACCCGGCAGGGCGTTGACAAGGCGTTCGGCATGCGCCACCTGGTCGAGGCAACACGTATTGCAGTCAGCGACATAGTGTTTGTCGGGGACAGGCTTGACGAGGGTGGCAACGACTACCCGGTGAAAGCCGCAGGATTCACGACGATCCCAGTGTCAGGATGGGAGCAGTGTGCTGAGGTGATCGCGCAGCTAATTGAGTGCGCGAGTCGCCCAGAAAAACACTGCTGA
- a CDS encoding TrmH family RNA methyltransferase, translating into MIIDLTACQSLEDVEAAVPDGALADYTCMTDVKLRSSLEVERGLYMAESHNVIMRALETGHHPRSFLMAPRWLEQMEHLLASSTGSVDGGDVPVYIASEEVLEHITGFHLHRGALAAMQRPELPDVSDLLARSRRIAVLEDLVDHTNVGAIFRSAAALGVDAVIVTPRCCDPLYRRSVRVSMGTVFQVPWTRLDTWPAVDVLREAGYCTVACALSDDSLSLDEFVANPPDKKVALLFGTEGDGLSRRTIEQTDLTVRIPMAGGVDSLNVAAASAVFFWATRALN; encoded by the coding sequence GTGATCATCGATTTAACCGCATGTCAGAGCCTGGAAGACGTGGAAGCAGCCGTACCGGACGGTGCGCTTGCTGACTACACGTGCATGACGGACGTCAAGCTGCGTTCAAGCTTGGAAGTGGAACGCGGACTGTACATGGCGGAATCACACAATGTGATCATGCGGGCACTTGAGACGGGGCATCACCCGCGCTCATTCCTCATGGCGCCGCGCTGGCTCGAGCAGATGGAGCATCTGCTGGCATCCTCGACAGGAAGTGTTGACGGTGGTGACGTGCCCGTGTATATCGCCTCCGAAGAGGTGCTCGAACACATCACCGGATTTCACCTGCATCGCGGGGCTCTTGCCGCTATGCAGCGTCCCGAGCTGCCGGACGTGTCGGACCTCTTGGCACGTTCGCGCCGGATCGCTGTGCTGGAAGACCTGGTTGATCACACGAATGTCGGTGCAATCTTCCGTTCTGCAGCTGCTCTGGGTGTTGACGCTGTCATCGTCACACCTCGCTGCTGTGATCCGCTGTATCGGCGCTCCGTCCGTGTCTCCATGGGCACGGTCTTTCAGGTGCCGTGGACTCGGCTGGATACCTGGCCAGCCGTTGACGTGCTGCGCGAGGCGGGCTACTGCACGGTCGCCTGCGCACTCAGTGATGACTCACTGAGTCTCGATGAGTTCGTGGCGAACCCTCCGGACAAGAAGGTGGCATTGCTCTTCGGTACTGAGGGCGACGGATTGTCGCGCCGCACCATTGAGCAGACAGATCTGACGGTGCGTATCCCGATGGCCGGCGGTGTGGATTCGCTGAATGTGGCTGCTGCGTCAGCAGTGTTTTTCTGGGCGACTCGCGCACTCAATTAG
- a CDS encoding quinone-dependent dihydroorotate dehydrogenase has protein sequence MSVYSWLFRSVIHRTDPERAHHAGLNAVAWAGRHGLIRALMRATIGYWDPHARSMLLWPTRSLPTIGERTVHGRLGLAAGMDKDARAIEGMCALGFGFVEIGTITPRPQPGNDQPRLWRLMDQAGLRNRMGFNNEGVDQAVAQLRELRSTRHGRRCIVGANIGKNKVTPLDQAPRDYEICAQKVAPWVDFIVVNVSSPNTPGLRDLQAVDQLRPILEAARRGADAAQQRRHVPLLVKIAPDLSDDDIIEVCSMSRDMKLDGIVATNTTINHEWGEGGVSGAPLFPRALDVVSLVAEHLDDHQLLIGTGGIFTASQAQAMLDAGADLVEAFSAFVFEGPTWPGAMNRALALN, from the coding sequence ATGTCCGTCTACTCATGGCTTTTTCGCAGCGTCATCCACCGCACTGATCCTGAACGTGCCCACCATGCAGGCCTTAACGCCGTTGCGTGGGCAGGACGACACGGCTTAATCCGCGCACTGATGCGCGCCACCATCGGATACTGGGATCCGCATGCACGCTCCATGCTGCTGTGGCCCACGCGCTCCCTGCCGACAATCGGTGAGCGCACCGTGCACGGACGCCTGGGTCTTGCAGCCGGAATGGACAAAGATGCACGCGCCATTGAGGGCATGTGCGCGCTGGGATTCGGATTCGTTGAGATTGGGACGATCACACCCCGACCGCAGCCAGGGAACGACCAGCCACGCCTGTGGCGCCTCATGGACCAGGCCGGCCTGCGCAACCGGATGGGATTCAATAACGAGGGTGTCGACCAGGCTGTTGCGCAGCTACGTGAGCTGCGATCCACCCGTCACGGCAGGCGCTGTATCGTCGGGGCGAATATCGGAAAGAACAAGGTCACTCCACTTGACCAGGCGCCTCGTGACTACGAGATCTGTGCCCAGAAAGTTGCGCCGTGGGTGGACTTCATTGTCGTCAACGTGTCCTCACCCAACACTCCGGGACTGCGGGACCTGCAGGCTGTCGATCAGCTTCGCCCCATCCTGGAGGCTGCGCGACGCGGAGCCGATGCGGCGCAGCAGCGCCGTCACGTGCCGTTGCTGGTGAAAATCGCGCCCGACCTGAGCGATGACGACATCATCGAGGTGTGCTCCATGAGCCGGGACATGAAATTGGACGGGATAGTGGCCACCAATACGACGATCAATCACGAGTGGGGAGAAGGTGGCGTTTCAGGAGCCCCGCTGTTCCCGCGTGCTCTCGATGTGGTGTCTCTGGTTGCTGAGCACCTGGACGACCATCAGCTTCTGATCGGCACGGGCGGGATCTTCACCGCATCTCAGGCTCAGGCCATGCTGGATGCCGGTGCCGACCTCGTTGAAGCATTCAGCGCATTCGTCTTCGAAGGGCCGACGTGGCCGGGCGCGATGAACCGCGCCCTGGCCCTGAACTAG